In Planktothrix serta PCC 8927, one genomic interval encodes:
- a CDS encoding class I SAM-dependent methyltransferase codes for MTVSTTSKPELMSRFVNGILAVKPLSNFAKHQARQMMIKRAEKMGVPWRKQTETLLARNWEAELSQVENPNLQYPDYYVTSFHAYEDGNLSLQAAVEVEVAAYAVHAKIWPEAGVKGDAKLRQSYHDILKAQLPTPPQDILDLGCSVGMSTLALQETFPDAKLTGVDLSPYFLAVATYNTQKQSNWKYPPQWVHATAESTGLPSASFDLVSLCLICHELPQSPTREIFQEARRLLRPNGHLSIMDMNPQSKQFKKMPPYVFTLLKSTEPYLDEYFTLDIEQAIIEAGFQRPTINFNSPRHRTIIASVA; via the coding sequence ATGACGGTCAGCACAACCTCCAAACCTGAATTGATGTCCCGCTTCGTCAACGGGATTTTAGCGGTTAAACCCCTCAGCAATTTTGCCAAACACCAAGCCCGACAAATGATGATTAAACGGGCTGAAAAAATGGGAGTTCCTTGGCGAAAACAGACGGAAACCCTGTTAGCCCGAAATTGGGAGGCAGAATTATCTCAAGTTGAAAACCCCAATCTACAATATCCCGATTATTATGTTACGTCCTTCCATGCTTATGAGGATGGAAATCTAAGTTTGCAAGCCGCCGTTGAAGTCGAAGTTGCGGCCTATGCGGTTCATGCTAAAATTTGGCCAGAAGCGGGAGTTAAGGGCGATGCTAAACTGCGACAAAGTTATCATGATATTTTAAAAGCTCAATTACCGACTCCTCCCCAGGATATTTTGGATTTAGGATGTAGTGTGGGAATGAGTACATTAGCTCTACAAGAAACTTTTCCTGATGCGAAGTTAACGGGTGTCGATTTATCGCCTTATTTTTTAGCAGTTGCAACTTATAATACTCAAAAACAATCCAATTGGAAATATCCCCCCCAATGGGTTCATGCGACAGCAGAATCAACGGGTTTACCTAGTGCTTCTTTTGATTTAGTTTCTCTGTGTTTAATTTGTCACGAATTACCCCAATCTCCCACCCGTGAAATTTTCCAAGAAGCACGGCGTTTGTTGCGTCCAAATGGTCATCTTTCTATTATGGATATGAACCCTCAATCAAAACAATTTAAAAAAATGCCCCCTTATGTTTTTACGTTGTTAAAAAGTACAGAACCCTATTTAGATGAATATTTTACATTAGATATTGAACAAGCCATAATAGAGGCAGGATTTCAACGTCCTACGATTAATTTTAATAGTCCTCGTCACCGGACTATTATTGCTTCAGTGGCGTAG
- a CDS encoding GNAT family N-acetyltransferase → MKVVSPDHHHILFNDSRANIDLNQLQTLFKLAAFWAKDRSQEDLKIAVMNSEPVVTVWDYEQMIGFARATSDGIYRANIWDVVIHPDYQGSGLGRKLVQTVLSHPKMCRVERVYLMTTYQQQFYEHIGFEYNSSTTMVLNNQLLEMNSQKPDLTSVYSSQQT, encoded by the coding sequence ATGAAAGTTGTTTCGCCAGATCACCATCATATTTTATTTAATGATTCTCGTGCCAATATTGATTTAAACCAGCTTCAAACTTTATTTAAACTCGCTGCATTTTGGGCAAAAGATCGCAGCCAAGAGGATTTAAAAATTGCCGTTATGAATAGCGAACCTGTGGTTACAGTGTGGGATTATGAGCAAATGATTGGGTTTGCAAGAGCAACTTCTGATGGCATTTATCGCGCCAATATTTGGGATGTGGTAATTCATCCTGATTATCAAGGCAGTGGACTGGGACGAAAATTAGTCCAAACGGTGTTAAGTCATCCCAAAATGTGTCGCGTTGAACGGGTTTATTTAATGACAACCTATCAACAACAATTTTATGAACATATTGGCTTTGAATATAATTCAAGTACCACTATGGTTTTGAATAATCAATTGTTAGAAATGAATAGCCAAAAACCAGACTTAACAAGCGTTTATTCCTCACAACAAACCTAA